In the genome of Streptomyces sp. V2I9, one region contains:
- a CDS encoding roadblock/LC7 domain-containing protein: MTAPSTFGLSNEARNLHWLLSNLVEEVPGVHSVTVVSSDGLMLLSSDPGHHDPRPEAAGTANGPKGSSADLATIVSGVGSLTVGAAKLMDGGGVKQTMVAMDEGSLFVMSISDGSLLGVHAAPDCDMSVVAYHMALFVGRAGHVLTPELRSELRTSMESAQ, from the coding sequence TTGACTGCGCCCAGCACATTCGGGCTGAGTAACGAGGCCCGGAACCTTCACTGGTTGCTGAGCAATCTCGTGGAGGAGGTGCCAGGGGTCCACTCGGTCACCGTCGTCTCGTCCGACGGCCTGATGCTGCTCTCCTCCGACCCCGGCCACCACGACCCGCGGCCGGAGGCGGCGGGGACGGCGAACGGGCCCAAGGGCTCCAGCGCCGACCTGGCCACGATCGTCTCGGGCGTCGGCTCCCTGACGGTCGGCGCGGCCAAACTGATGGACGGCGGCGGCGTCAAACAGACGATGGTCGCCATGGACGAGGGCAGCCTCTTCGTCATGTCGATCAGCGACGGCTCCCTCCTCGGCGTCCACGCCGCGCCGGACTGCGACATGAGCGTCGTCGCGTACCACATGGCCCTCTTCGTCGGCCGGGCCGGACACGTCCTCACCCCCGAACTCCGCAGTGAGCTGCGCACATCGATGGAGAGCGCCCAGTGA
- a CDS encoding polysaccharide deacetylase family protein, which yields MLSSGIGLTAALVTALTLTLSGCSMETTAPASARGEAASDAKGTFGPVDCRKAKCIALTFDAGPGEDTPRLLDILQEKKVHATFFLLGKHHVLKYPDVVRRIEDEGHEVANHTWTHEILTDRKPDEIRAELEKTQLAIEKITGKKPRLMRPPQGRTDDTVSEISKDLGLSQVLWSATAKDYSTNDSALIEKRILDQASKDGIILLHDIYRGTVPAVPGIIDALREDGYTFVTVPELMAPAEPQAGTVYRP from the coding sequence ATGCTGTCGTCCGGGATCGGGTTGACCGCCGCGCTGGTGACAGCGCTCACACTGACCCTGAGCGGCTGCTCGATGGAGACGACGGCCCCGGCCTCCGCGCGCGGGGAGGCGGCGTCGGACGCCAAGGGAACGTTCGGGCCGGTGGACTGCCGCAAGGCCAAGTGCATCGCCCTGACCTTCGACGCGGGGCCGGGCGAGGACACCCCCCGGCTGCTGGACATCCTCCAGGAGAAGAAGGTGCACGCCACCTTCTTCCTGCTCGGCAAGCACCACGTCCTCAAGTACCCCGACGTGGTGCGGCGCATCGAGGACGAGGGCCACGAGGTCGCCAACCACACCTGGACGCACGAGATCCTGACCGACCGGAAGCCGGACGAGATACGGGCCGAGCTGGAGAAGACCCAGCTCGCCATCGAGAAGATCACCGGCAAGAAGCCCCGTCTGATGCGTCCGCCGCAGGGCCGCACCGACGACACGGTCTCGGAGATCAGCAAGGACCTCGGGCTCTCCCAGGTGCTGTGGAGCGCCACCGCCAAGGACTACTCGACGAACGACTCCGCGCTGATCGAGAAGCGCATCCTGGACCAGGCGAGCAAGGACGGCATCATCCTGCTGCACGACATCTACCGGGGCACCGTCCCCGCCGTCCCCGGAATCATCGACGCGCTCCGGGAGGACGGCTACACCTTCGTGACGGTCCCCGAGCTGATGGCCCCGGCCGAGCCGCAGGCCGGCACGGTCTACCGCCCCTGA
- a CDS encoding spermidine synthase has product MSATTAPEPMTAPPARSDEAPAVLDRREGPFGEVVLRGRGKHFEIIANGCFLMDTSDGRSERLLIDAALAALPAGRAAPSVLIGGLGVGFSLVRAAEEERWGRITVVEREQAIVDWHRDGPLDRISGAALADPRTAILRTDLVDHLRTGTERYDALCLDIDNGPDWTVTEDNGNLYSPAGLAHCHDRLTPGGVLAVWSAQPSPAFEQALRNAGFSGVRTEEVAVARGVPDVVHLALRTA; this is encoded by the coding sequence ATGTCCGCGACGACCGCCCCCGAACCGATGACAGCGCCGCCGGCCCGTTCCGATGAGGCTCCCGCCGTCCTGGACCGCCGCGAGGGCCCCTTCGGCGAGGTGGTGCTGCGGGGGCGCGGGAAGCACTTCGAGATCATCGCCAACGGGTGCTTCCTGATGGACACCTCCGACGGACGCTCGGAGCGGCTGCTGATCGACGCCGCGCTGGCGGCCCTGCCCGCCGGACGCGCCGCCCCCTCGGTGCTGATCGGTGGCCTGGGCGTCGGGTTCTCCCTGGTCCGGGCCGCCGAGGAGGAACGCTGGGGCCGGATCACGGTCGTGGAGCGGGAGCAGGCGATCGTGGACTGGCACCGGGACGGGCCGCTGGACCGGATCTCCGGAGCGGCGCTGGCCGACCCCCGGACCGCGATCCTGCGCACGGATCTCGTCGATCACCTCCGTACCGGCACGGAGCGTTACGACGCGCTCTGCCTGGACATCGACAACGGCCCCGACTGGACCGTCACGGAGGACAACGGGAATCTCTACTCCCCCGCCGGGCTGGCGCACTGCCACGACCGGCTGACTCCGGGCGGCGTGCTCGCCGTCTGGTCCGCGCAGCCGTCGCCGGCCTTCGAACAGGCGCTGCGGAATGCCGGGTTCAGCGGGGTTCGGACCGAAGAGGTGGCCGTTGCCCGAGGTGTGCCCGACGTGGTCCATCTCGCACTCCGGACCGCGTGA
- a CDS encoding DUF742 domain-containing protein, producing the protein MTTAAAEPAPRLPVRGAGKRPARVRPYSLTGGRTRFGHVLLVETFVAALEAPDERRELTNGNLATRVMPELRAIVELCRRMRTVAEISALLKMPLGVVRVLLSDLADQGKIRVYGTGHGTGQPDRALLERVLNGLRRL; encoded by the coding sequence GTGACGACCGCCGCCGCAGAACCCGCCCCCCGGCTCCCCGTCCGAGGGGCCGGGAAACGTCCCGCCCGCGTCCGCCCGTACTCCCTCACCGGCGGACGCACCCGGTTCGGGCACGTCCTGCTGGTCGAGACGTTCGTCGCCGCCCTCGAAGCACCCGACGAGCGCCGCGAGCTCACCAACGGCAACCTCGCCACCCGCGTCATGCCGGAGCTGCGCGCCATCGTCGAACTCTGCCGCCGCATGCGTACGGTCGCGGAGATCTCGGCCCTGCTGAAGATGCCGCTCGGAGTCGTCCGGGTGCTGCTCAGCGACCTGGCCGACCAAGGAAAGATCCGCGTGTACGGAACCGGTCACGGCACCGGTCAGCCCGACCGCGCACTGCTCGAAAGGGTGCTCAATGGCCTCCGCCGTCTCTGA
- a CDS encoding styrene monooxygenase/indole monooxygenase family protein, translated as MRKILIVGAGQSGLQLALGLQSRGYEVTLMSNRTADEIRTGRVMSTQCMFHTALQHERDYQLNFWESQAPKIEGLGVSVAAPDSSRAVDWVGRLDGFAQSVDQRVKMAGWMETFAQRGGQLVIHGAAVSDLDYFSRTYDLVMVSAGKGELVSMFGRDAARSPFDAPQRALAVAYVHGMGPRPEHPAFDAVRCNLVPGVGELFVMPTLTTSGRADILFWEGVPGGPLDAFQGIKDPSEHLAKTLELMERFTPWEYARATKVELTDANGTLAGRYAPTVRKPVGRLPGGGLVLGVADVVVANDPITGQGSNSASKCANSYLDSIVEHGDQEFDAAWMQSTFDRYWETAQHVTKWTNAMLGVPPEHVLNLIGAAGQLQPVADRFANGFDNPADFENFFYDPEKTNAYLASVSGG; from the coding sequence ATGCGGAAGATACTCATAGTCGGAGCCGGCCAGTCCGGGCTCCAGCTGGCCCTGGGACTGCAGTCCAGAGGCTACGAAGTCACCCTGATGTCCAACCGCACCGCCGACGAGATCCGCACCGGCCGGGTCATGTCCACGCAGTGCATGTTCCACACCGCGCTCCAGCACGAGCGGGACTACCAGCTGAACTTCTGGGAGTCCCAGGCCCCGAAGATCGAGGGGCTCGGCGTCTCCGTCGCCGCCCCCGACTCCTCCCGCGCCGTCGACTGGGTCGGCAGGCTGGACGGCTTCGCCCAGTCCGTCGACCAGCGCGTGAAGATGGCCGGCTGGATGGAGACCTTCGCCCAGCGCGGCGGCCAGCTCGTCATCCACGGCGCGGCCGTCTCCGACCTGGACTACTTCTCCCGCACCTACGACCTCGTGATGGTCTCGGCCGGCAAGGGCGAGCTGGTCTCCATGTTCGGCCGGGACGCGGCCCGTTCGCCGTTCGACGCCCCGCAGCGCGCACTGGCCGTCGCCTACGTCCACGGCATGGGCCCCCGGCCGGAGCACCCGGCGTTCGACGCGGTCCGCTGCAACCTGGTGCCGGGCGTCGGCGAACTGTTCGTGATGCCGACCCTCACCACCTCCGGCCGCGCCGACATCCTCTTCTGGGAGGGCGTTCCGGGCGGCCCGCTGGACGCCTTCCAGGGCATCAAGGACCCCTCCGAGCACCTGGCGAAGACGCTGGAGCTCATGGAGCGGTTCACGCCGTGGGAGTACGCCCGCGCCACCAAGGTCGAGCTGACCGACGCCAACGGCACCCTCGCCGGCCGCTACGCCCCCACGGTCCGCAAGCCGGTCGGGCGGCTGCCCGGCGGCGGCCTGGTCCTCGGCGTCGCGGACGTCGTCGTGGCCAACGACCCGATCACCGGCCAGGGCTCCAACTCGGCGTCCAAGTGCGCCAACTCCTACCTGGACTCCATCGTCGAGCACGGTGACCAGGAGTTCGACGCGGCGTGGATGCAGTCCACCTTCGACCGGTACTGGGAGACCGCGCAGCACGTCACGAAGTGGACCAACGCCATGCTCGGCGTCCCGCCGGAGCACGTGCTGAACCTGATCGGCGCGGCCGGTCAGCTCCAGCCCGTGGCAGACCGCTTCGCCAACGGGTTCGACAACCCGGCGGACTTCGAGAACTTCTTCTACGACCCGGAGAAGACGAACGCCTACCTGGCCTCGGTCTCCGGCGGCTGA
- a CDS encoding nitrate- and nitrite sensing domain-containing protein, giving the protein MQKKRPRSKGTTRDGSGATPPAPGTDKRTVRVRSRLVAGVAVVGVIVVAAGAPAVLGASTDVTESQRLVTLAELNQQAVTLGHSLADERDAVTAYIADGRDENADDSAKNRAARATRVDQQIDEIHEAASASLRRDLSTVASLRRDALTGKGSALEAHQAYSDVIAKLHGIAAELAEKTPPRADATRAPLTLGSASEQAAATRGLLLAALAVPSPEPTAPRTDPFTGLPVENRDEGGARADRERDELSAAAQQARVRELAALADFDQAADPEARDKLSATVTGSEVNDAEKYLARLTDRPELSEAERRTSPKKLEAALSARVDRMRGVESALATGQVRDLEGLRDDDVTALELSIALLGGCFLLAVGISTAVARTLTQPLAVLRIGAARLAEDPSSAEPVRYTGRNDEFAQVVRSMNTLHDRFATLHQDVAGRVESLSGERAKLIEGRQALVTQRTELQAHVTELATELEQLRGTVDHTFVNLSLRTLGLVERQLGVIESLEEREQDPERLATLFKLDHMATVMRRYSENMLVLAGAEHSNGHAGPIPLVDVARAAVSEIERYERVTIQSLPPHAQIAGFAADDLSHLLAELLENATAFSPPDAPVELSGWLLESGEVMLSVSDEGIGMSAVRMGELNARLADPAPFEPGERHADVTGAGLGLQVTSLLAARHGVRVQLREQKGSGVTAVVVLPETLLPNSLPAGPPPAVQLPGDAPALNLPGSVAEANSNALPRRSETSSAAPAPVTPDADTGTEADAVPAPEAETVAAEPTAEAAQDPAAQIAPEPVPAVDPMIAAAERALRENAAAEKAADTDAGGEGPDATAVPEQKQEQEARQPAADAEAAADAAPERDSEITLQVRLPKPPAAPADETAPADEAAQSDEVAPADEGTPADDAVPGGEPEPAGHMPSAGRPGTADPVADAPAAPGLYAIGPDRHERPAETAPGDQDPDDGPAARPAPHAEAAAPAPHAETVPAPRRPVTDKGLPKRTPKVVRPDATPAPGRTGSLDRDALRRRLGSFHQAAKEGRRDVEAEIAGTGGIAVAEPGGVPAGRTGHENTAHSTGAAPGARNASTARNATTGGRADGRNEETGDTVEEARS; this is encoded by the coding sequence GTGCAGAAGAAGCGGCCGCGGAGCAAGGGCACGACGCGCGACGGTTCCGGGGCGACGCCTCCGGCACCCGGCACCGACAAGCGGACCGTGCGGGTCCGCAGCCGACTGGTCGCCGGAGTGGCGGTCGTCGGCGTCATCGTCGTGGCGGCGGGCGCCCCCGCCGTGCTCGGCGCCTCCACCGACGTGACCGAGTCCCAGCGCCTGGTCACCCTCGCCGAGCTGAACCAGCAGGCGGTCACCCTCGGGCACTCCCTCGCGGACGAGCGTGACGCCGTCACCGCGTACATCGCGGACGGCCGGGACGAGAACGCCGACGACAGCGCGAAGAACCGGGCCGCCCGCGCCACCCGCGTCGATCAGCAGATCGACGAGATCCACGAGGCGGCCTCCGCCTCCCTGCGCCGCGATCTCTCGACGGTCGCCTCCCTGCGCCGCGACGCCCTGACCGGCAAGGGCTCGGCCCTGGAGGCGCACCAGGCGTACTCCGACGTCATCGCCAAACTGCACGGCATCGCCGCCGAACTGGCCGAGAAGACCCCGCCGCGCGCCGACGCCACCCGCGCCCCGCTCACCCTGGGCAGTGCCTCCGAGCAGGCGGCCGCCACCCGCGGGCTCCTCCTCGCCGCGCTCGCCGTGCCGAGCCCCGAGCCGACGGCCCCGCGGACCGACCCCTTCACCGGGCTGCCCGTCGAGAACCGGGACGAGGGCGGCGCCCGCGCCGACCGGGAGCGCGACGAGCTGAGCGCCGCCGCCCAGCAGGCCCGCGTACGGGAGCTGGCCGCGCTGGCCGACTTCGACCAGGCGGCGGACCCGGAGGCCCGCGACAAGCTCTCCGCCACCGTCACCGGCTCCGAGGTCAACGACGCGGAGAAGTACCTCGCCCGCCTCACCGACCGCCCCGAGCTGTCGGAGGCGGAGCGCCGGACCAGCCCGAAGAAGCTGGAGGCCGCGCTCTCCGCGCGGGTCGACCGGATGCGCGGCGTCGAGTCCGCCCTGGCCACCGGCCAGGTCCGCGACCTGGAAGGGCTGCGCGACGACGACGTCACCGCCCTCGAACTGAGCATCGCCCTGCTCGGCGGCTGCTTCCTGCTCGCGGTCGGCATCTCCACCGCCGTCGCCCGCACCCTCACCCAGCCGCTCGCCGTCCTGCGTATCGGGGCCGCCCGTCTCGCCGAGGACCCTTCGAGCGCCGAACCGGTCCGCTACACCGGCCGCAACGACGAGTTCGCCCAGGTCGTCCGGTCGATGAACACCCTGCACGACCGGTTCGCCACCCTGCACCAGGACGTCGCCGGCCGGGTCGAGAGCCTCTCCGGCGAACGGGCCAAGCTGATCGAGGGCCGCCAGGCCCTGGTCACCCAGCGGACCGAACTCCAGGCGCACGTCACCGAACTGGCCACCGAGCTGGAGCAGCTGCGCGGCACGGTCGACCACACCTTCGTCAACCTCTCCCTGCGCACCCTCGGACTGGTCGAGCGGCAGCTCGGCGTCATCGAGAGCCTGGAGGAGCGGGAGCAGGACCCGGAGCGCCTGGCCACTCTGTTCAAGCTGGACCACATGGCCACGGTCATGCGCCGGTACAGCGAGAACATGCTCGTCCTCGCCGGTGCCGAACACAGCAACGGCCACGCCGGACCGATCCCGCTGGTGGACGTGGCGCGCGCCGCCGTCAGCGAGATCGAGCGGTACGAGCGGGTCACCATCCAGTCCCTGCCGCCGCACGCCCAGATCGCCGGGTTCGCCGCCGACGACCTCAGCCACCTGCTGGCCGAACTCCTGGAGAACGCCACCGCCTTCTCGCCGCCCGACGCCCCGGTCGAGCTGTCCGGCTGGCTCCTGGAGAGCGGTGAGGTGATGCTCTCGGTGTCGGACGAGGGCATCGGCATGTCGGCGGTCCGGATGGGCGAGCTCAATGCCAGGCTGGCGGATCCGGCCCCGTTCGAGCCGGGGGAGCGGCACGCCGACGTCACCGGGGCCGGACTCGGCCTCCAGGTCACCTCGTTGCTGGCCGCCCGGCACGGAGTACGGGTCCAGCTGCGCGAGCAGAAGGGGAGCGGTGTGACGGCTGTCGTCGTCCTCCCCGAGACGCTGCTGCCCAACTCCCTCCCCGCCGGCCCGCCCCCCGCCGTACAGTTGCCCGGCGACGCGCCCGCGCTCAACCTTCCGGGCTCGGTGGCGGAGGCCAACTCCAATGCCCTGCCGCGCCGTTCGGAGACCTCGTCGGCGGCGCCCGCACCCGTGACGCCCGACGCGGACACCGGCACGGAAGCCGACGCCGTACCGGCGCCGGAGGCGGAGACCGTGGCGGCCGAGCCGACCGCCGAGGCGGCACAGGACCCCGCCGCACAGATCGCCCCCGAGCCCGTGCCCGCCGTCGACCCCATGATCGCCGCGGCCGAGCGGGCGCTCCGCGAGAACGCCGCAGCCGAGAAGGCGGCCGACACGGACGCGGGCGGCGAGGGCCCGGACGCCACCGCCGTACCGGAGCAGAAGCAGGAGCAGGAAGCGCGGCAACCGGCCGCCGACGCGGAGGCCGCGGCCGACGCCGCCCCCGAGCGGGACTCCGAGATCACCCTCCAGGTCCGTCTGCCGAAGCCTCCCGCGGCCCCGGCCGACGAGACAGCCCCGGCCGACGAGGCAGCACAGTCGGACGAGGTCGCCCCGGCCGACGAGGGAACGCCCGCCGACGACGCGGTCCCCGGCGGAGAGCCCGAGCCCGCCGGACACATGCCCTCGGCCGGACGGCCCGGCACCGCCGACCCGGTGGCGGACGCCCCCGCCGCCCCCGGCTTGTACGCGATCGGCCCCGACCGCCACGAGCGGCCCGCCGAGACCGCCCCCGGCGACCAGGACCCGGACGACGGTCCCGCCGCCCGCCCCGCGCCCCACGCGGAGGCCGCCGCCCCGGCACCGCACGCCGAAACGGTGCCCGCCCCCCGCCGCCCGGTCACCGACAAGGGGCTGCCGAAGCGCACGCCCAAGGTGGTCCGGCCCGACGCGACACCGGCTCCCGGACGGACCGGAAGCCTCGACCGGGACGCCCTGCGCCGCCGGCTCGGCAGCTTCCACCAGGCCGCGAAGGAGGGCCGCCGCGACGTCGAGGCGGAGATCGCCGGGACCGGCGGCATCGCCGTCGCCGAACCCGGAGGCGTACCCGCCGGGCGTACGGGGCACGAGAACACCGCACACTCCACAGGCGCCGCACCAGGCGCACGGAACGCAAGCACCGCACGGAACGCCACGACCGGCGGCCGGGCGGACGGCCGGAACGAAGAGACGGGGGACACAGTCGAGGAGGCACGCAGTTGA
- a CDS encoding ATP/GTP-binding protein codes for MASAVSEAPLFAPRQQGSRPQAEESPQAWQLDHTRAPIATKIVVAGGFGVGKTTFVGSVSEITPLQTEALMTQAGEETDDLSATPEKTTTTVAMDFGRLTLDDDLVLYVFGTPGQQRFWFMWDDLVRGAIGAIVLADTRRLEDCFPALDYFESCGLPYIVAVNHFEGTPGYDAEDVREALTVPLRVPIVIMDARNRITVVESLLALVGHALDVAPA; via the coding sequence ATGGCCTCCGCCGTCTCTGAGGCGCCGCTCTTCGCCCCGCGTCAGCAGGGGTCCCGTCCACAGGCCGAGGAGTCCCCGCAAGCCTGGCAGCTCGACCACACCCGCGCGCCCATCGCCACCAAGATCGTGGTGGCGGGCGGATTCGGCGTCGGCAAGACGACGTTCGTCGGCTCGGTCTCCGAGATCACGCCGCTGCAGACCGAAGCGCTGATGACCCAGGCCGGCGAGGAGACCGACGACCTCTCCGCGACGCCCGAGAAGACCACCACGACGGTGGCCATGGACTTCGGCCGGCTGACCCTCGACGACGACCTCGTGCTGTACGTCTTCGGCACCCCCGGTCAGCAGCGCTTCTGGTTCATGTGGGACGACCTGGTCCGGGGCGCGATCGGCGCGATCGTCCTGGCCGACACCCGGCGGCTGGAGGACTGCTTCCCCGCGCTCGACTACTTCGAGAGCTGCGGCCTGCCGTACATCGTGGCCGTCAACCACTTCGAGGGGACGCCCGGCTACGACGCCGAGGACGTCAGGGAGGCCCTGACCGTACCCCTGCGGGTGCCGATAGTGATCATGGACGCGCGCAACAGGATCACGGTCGTCGAGTCCCTGCTGGCCCTGGTGGGCCACGCACTCGACGTCGCCCCCGCCTGA
- a CDS encoding response regulator transcription factor, translating into MEQTHTTHNGVAATPGAQRRVLVVEDDATIVDAISARLRAEGFLVQTALDGPAAVDAAEAWQPDLMVLDIMLPGFDGLEVCRRVQASRPVPVLMLTARDDETDMLVGLGVGADDYMTKPFSMRELAARVHVLLRRVERAALAAVTPRSGILRLGELEIDHAQRRVRVRTEDVHLTPTEFDLLVCLANTPRAVLSREQLLAEVWDWADASGTRTVDSHIKALRRKIGAERIRTVHGVGYALETPAP; encoded by the coding sequence ATGGAACAGACACACACCACCCACAACGGCGTCGCGGCCACCCCGGGGGCTCAACGCCGGGTGCTGGTGGTCGAGGACGACGCGACGATCGTCGACGCCATTTCCGCCCGGCTGCGGGCGGAGGGCTTCCTGGTGCAGACCGCGCTGGACGGGCCCGCGGCCGTGGACGCGGCCGAGGCGTGGCAGCCCGACCTGATGGTGCTCGACATCATGCTTCCCGGCTTCGACGGCCTGGAGGTGTGCCGCCGGGTGCAGGCGTCGCGCCCGGTTCCGGTGCTGATGCTCACCGCACGCGACGACGAGACCGACATGCTGGTCGGGCTCGGGGTCGGCGCCGACGACTACATGACCAAACCGTTCTCCATGCGCGAGCTGGCCGCCCGGGTGCACGTGCTGCTGCGCCGCGTCGAGCGGGCCGCGCTGGCGGCGGTCACCCCGCGCAGCGGGATACTGCGCCTCGGCGAGCTGGAGATCGACCACGCCCAGCGCCGCGTCCGGGTCCGCACCGAGGACGTCCACCTCACGCCGACCGAGTTCGACCTGCTGGTCTGCCTCGCCAACACCCCGCGCGCGGTGCTCTCCCGCGAGCAGCTGCTGGCCGAGGTCTGGGACTGGGCGGACGCCTCCGGCACGCGTACGGTCGACAGCCACATCAAGGCGCTGCGCCGGAAGATCGGCGCGGAGCGCATCCGCACCGTACACGGCGTGGGCTACGCCCTGGAGACCCCCGCGCCATGA
- the lon gene encoding endopeptidase La yields the protein MTHESEAFTPIDLPVLPLDDEVVLPGMVVPLDLSDAEVRAAVEAAQAAARPGGGKPEVLLVPRIDGTYTGTGVLGTVEQVGRLSDGDPGALIRARDRVRIGAGTSGPGRALWVEGTVLRTAAPDPLPGSAAELVKEYKALATSWLKKRGAWQVVDRIQQIDDVSALADNSGYSPFLTTAQKVQLLETVDPVARLKLAIQWLGEHLAEQDVAESIAKDVQDGVDKQQREFLLRRQLDAVRKELSELNGDPEGESDDYRARVEAADLPEHVREAALKEVEKLERSSDQSPEGSWIRTWLDTVLELPWTVRTEDAYDIRGAREVLDAEHAGLDDVKERITEYLAVRKRRADRGLGVVGGRRGGAVLALVGPPGVGKTSLGESVAHAMGREFVRVALGGVRDEAEIRGHRRTYVGALPGRIVRAIKEAGSMNPVVLLDEIDKVGSDFRGDPAAALLEVLDPAQNHTFRDHYLEVDLDLSDVVFLATANVLEAIPEALLDRMELVRLDGYTEDEKVVIARDHLVPRQLERAGLETGEVVLEESALRKLAGEYTREAGVRNLERSIARLLRKVAAQHELGDRELPFTVTDVELRGLIGRPHHVPESAQDPAERRTAVPGVATGLAVTGAGGDVLFVEASLADPETGASGLTLTGQLGDVMKESAQIALSFLRSHGAELELPVADLKDRGVHVHFPAGAVPKDGPSAGITLTTALASLLSGRLVRTDVAMTGEVSLTGRVLPIGGLKQKLLAAHRAGITTVVIPQRNEADLDDVPAEVLEKLDVHPVTDVRQVLEIALAPASARTEERIPAAA from the coding sequence ATGACTCACGAGTCCGAGGCGTTCACACCGATCGACCTGCCCGTGCTGCCGCTCGACGACGAGGTCGTCCTGCCCGGCATGGTGGTGCCGCTCGACCTGTCCGACGCCGAGGTGCGCGCCGCCGTCGAGGCCGCGCAGGCCGCCGCCCGTCCCGGTGGCGGAAAGCCCGAGGTGCTGCTGGTCCCGCGGATCGACGGGACGTACACGGGGACCGGTGTCCTCGGCACCGTGGAGCAGGTCGGACGCCTCTCGGACGGCGATCCGGGCGCCCTCATCCGGGCCCGCGACCGCGTCCGCATCGGCGCCGGGACCAGCGGCCCCGGCCGTGCGCTCTGGGTCGAGGGGACCGTGCTCCGCACCGCCGCCCCCGATCCGCTGCCCGGCTCCGCCGCCGAGCTGGTCAAGGAGTACAAGGCGCTCGCCACCTCCTGGCTGAAGAAGCGCGGCGCCTGGCAGGTCGTGGACCGCATCCAGCAGATCGACGACGTCTCCGCGCTCGCCGACAACAGCGGATACTCGCCGTTCCTCACCACCGCCCAGAAGGTCCAGCTGCTGGAGACCGTGGACCCGGTCGCCCGGCTGAAGCTCGCCATCCAGTGGCTGGGCGAACACCTCGCCGAGCAGGACGTGGCCGAGTCCATCGCCAAGGACGTCCAGGACGGCGTGGACAAGCAGCAGCGGGAGTTCCTGCTGCGCCGCCAGCTCGACGCCGTGCGCAAGGAGCTGTCCGAGCTCAACGGCGACCCGGAAGGCGAGTCCGACGACTACCGGGCCCGCGTCGAGGCCGCCGATCTGCCCGAGCACGTCCGCGAGGCCGCGCTCAAGGAGGTCGAGAAGCTGGAGCGCTCCAGCGACCAGTCGCCCGAGGGCTCCTGGATCCGGACCTGGCTGGACACCGTCCTCGAACTGCCCTGGACCGTGCGGACCGAGGACGCCTACGACATCCGCGGCGCCCGGGAGGTCCTGGACGCCGAGCACGCCGGGCTCGACGACGTGAAGGAGCGCATCACCGAGTACCTCGCGGTGCGCAAGCGCCGGGCCGACCGGGGCCTCGGCGTCGTCGGCGGACGGCGCGGCGGCGCGGTCCTCGCCCTGGTCGGCCCGCCCGGCGTCGGCAAGACCTCGCTCGGGGAGTCCGTCGCGCACGCCATGGGCCGTGAGTTCGTCCGCGTCGCGCTCGGCGGCGTCCGGGACGAGGCGGAGATCCGCGGTCACCGGCGTACGTACGTCGGCGCGCTCCCCGGACGCATCGTGCGGGCCATCAAGGAGGCCGGTTCGATGAACCCGGTCGTCCTGCTCGACGAGATCGACAAGGTCGGCTCCGACTTCCGGGGCGACCCGGCCGCCGCCCTCCTCGAAGTGCTCGACCCGGCGCAGAACCACACCTTCCGCGACCACTACCTGGAGGTCGACCTCGACCTCAGCGACGTCGTCTTCCTGGCCACGGCCAACGTGCTCGAAGCCATCCCGGAGGCCCTGCTCGACCGCATGGAGCTGGTCCGCCTCGACGGCTACACCGAGGACGAGAAGGTCGTCATCGCCCGCGACCACCTGGTCCCGCGCCAGCTGGAGCGGGCCGGACTGGAGACGGGCGAAGTCGTCCTGGAGGAGTCGGCGCTGCGCAAGCTGGCAGGCGAGTACACCCGCGAGGCGGGCGTACGGAACCTGGAGCGGTCCATCGCCCGGCTGCTCCGCAAGGTCGCGGCCCAGCACGAACTGGGCGACCGCGAGCTGCCGTTCACGGTGACCGACGTGGAGCTGCGCGGGCTGATCGGCCGCCCGCACCACGTGCCCGAGTCCGCCCAGGACCCGGCCGAGCGCCGTACCGCGGTGCCGGGCGTGGCCACCGGGCTCGCGGTGACCGGGGCGGGCGGTGACGTCCTCTTCGTCGAGGCGTCGCTCGCCGACCCGGAGACCGGGGCGTCCGGACTGACCCTGACCGGCCAGCTCGGGGACGTCATGAAGGAGTCGGCGCAGATCGCGCTCAGCTTCCTGCGGTCGCACGGCGCGGAACTGGAGCTGCCGGTGGCGGACCTCAAGGACCGGGGGGTGCACGTCCACTTCCCGGCGGGCGCGGTCCCCAAGGACGGCCCCAGCGCCGGCATCACCCTGACGACGGCCCTGGCCTCGCTGCTCTCCGGACGCCTCGTCCGCACGGATGTGGCGATGACCGGCGAGGTGTCGCTGACCGGACGGGTCCTGCCGATCGGCGGCCTCAAGCAGAAGCTGCTGGCCGCGCACCGGGCGGGCATCACCACCGTGGTGATCCCGCAGCGCAACGAGGCCGACCTGGACGACGTCCCGGCCGAGGTGCTGGAGAAGCTGGACGTCCACCCGGTCACCGACGTCCGCCAGGTGCTGGAGATCGCCCTCGCCCCGGCCTCGGCCCGGACCGAGGAGAGGATTCCGGCCGCGGCCTGA